In Longimicrobium sp., one DNA window encodes the following:
- the rplM gene encoding 50S ribosomal protein L13 → MMKTYAVKAGEIEHKWFVVDAGGKVLGRIATEVARILRGKHKPTYTPHLDTGDYVIVINADQVQLTGNKADQKAYFKHTGYMGHEKFIPFKEMIARHPERVIELAVKGMLPKNALGRQMRKKLKVYAGAEHPHVAQNPETLTF, encoded by the coding sequence ATCATGAAGACGTATGCCGTAAAGGCCGGCGAGATCGAGCACAAGTGGTTTGTGGTGGACGCCGGCGGCAAGGTTCTGGGCCGCATCGCCACCGAGGTCGCCCGCATCCTGCGCGGGAAGCACAAGCCGACCTACACGCCGCACCTGGACACCGGTGACTACGTAATCGTCATCAACGCCGACCAGGTCCAGCTCACCGGCAACAAGGCCGACCAGAAGGCCTACTTCAAGCACACCGGGTACATGGGGCACGAGAAGTTCATCCCCTTCAAGGAGATGATCGCCCGCCACCCCGAGCGCGTCATCGAGCTCGCGGTCAAGGGAATGCTCCCCAAGAACGCCCTGGGGCGCCAGATGCGGAAGAAGCTCAAGGTGTACGCCGGGGCCGAGCATCCGCACGTCGCGCAGAACCCGGAAACACTCACCTTCTGA